The following coding sequences lie in one Fibrobacter sp. genomic window:
- a CDS encoding carbohydrate kinase yields MPFTVAGAGEILWDLFPTGRRPGGAPANFCYHARMLGAESFVVSRVGTDQPGEELLERLAELGLSSCYISLDRVHPTGSVSVTLDSKGNPDYIIHENVAWDHIPFDEQTDGLAKSVDAVCFGTLAQRSPESRESIRRFLKSVPESRLKVFDINLRMQYYSPELINDSLLLCNVLKVNSEELSKIGSMFSLSGEPEETLSILCEKYNLRLIALTKGSEGSVLYTPEEILYHPGFKVDVCDTVGAGDAFTAALTIGVLEGKPLAEINDFANTVASLVCHYNGATATD; encoded by the coding sequence ATGCCGTTCACTGTCGCAGGAGCAGGGGAAATACTGTGGGATCTGTTTCCCACCGGCAGGAGGCCGGGTGGAGCGCCCGCCAACTTCTGTTATCATGCCCGGATGCTCGGTGCGGAGAGTTTTGTGGTTTCCAGAGTCGGGACAGATCAACCGGGAGAGGAATTACTGGAAAGACTCGCTGAACTGGGACTCTCTTCCTGCTATATTTCTCTCGACAGAGTACATCCTACAGGTTCAGTATCGGTTACACTTGACAGTAAGGGGAATCCGGACTACATAATCCACGAGAATGTCGCCTGGGATCATATCCCCTTCGATGAACAGACAGATGGTCTGGCGAAGTCGGTTGATGCTGTATGTTTTGGCACTCTCGCACAGCGGTCACCTGAATCCCGGGAGTCGATACGAAGATTTCTGAAGAGTGTACCTGAAAGCAGGCTCAAAGTATTTGATATTAATCTGCGCATGCAGTATTACAGTCCTGAACTTATAAATGATTCACTTCTCCTTTGCAATGTCCTGAAGGTCAACAGTGAAGAACTCAGCAAAATCGGGTCGATGTTTTCCTTATCAGGAGAACCGGAAGAAACGCTCTCAATTCTCTGTGAAAAGTACAATTTACGACTGATTGCTCTTACAAAGGGCAGTGAAGGAAGTGTTCTTTATACTCCTGAGGAGATATTGTATCATCCGGGGTTTAAAGTAGATGTTTGTGATACGGTTGGGGCGGGTGATGCATTTACAGCGGCATTGACAATTGGAGTTTTGGAAGGGAAACCACTCGCTGAGATTAATGATTTTGCAAACACGGTGGCTTCTTTAGTGTGCCATTACAATGGTGCCACTGCCACTGATTAA